The Natranaerovirga hydrolytica genome includes the window TATTCCTATTATAGGAGAAGATCCATTGCTTTCAACGGATAATTTTGGCATTGCTTTAACGATTTGTTTAATATTGACTGTAATAATAACCGTATTAACTTCTAGGTGGTTTGATAAAAGAGAGGGGTGATAGGGGTATGTTTATCAATGTTATAAAAAGTGATTTATATAAGGTACGACACTCAACGTTTTGGATCATTCATATACTTGTTCCTATTCTTGGTGTAATTTGCATGCTCTTTCTTTCAAAGTATGGCAGTATCGATACCTATCGGAAGCTGGTAATGTGTTTTTCTATGATTGCAATAGCATTCCCAACTTTGATTGGGTGTATTACATCTGTTATAATAGACCAAGAATATGGTGCAGGAGGACTACAGCATTTGCTGATGATTCCATCAAGAAGACAGGCAATACTTTCAAAAATTTTTATTGCAAATATAGCAGGATTACTAGCTACAGTTCTGAGTTGTACGCTTTTTGGGTATGGGTTGTATTTCTTTGGAGTCAATGCAGAAGTTCCGCACGCAATATTTTGGCAAGGCGCCATCATTTTATGGTTGGGTAATGTTGCGCTATATAATGGTCATATGTTTATTGCTTTGAGATTTGGAAAAGGTGCAAGTATAGGCATTGGTGTAGTAGGCAGCCTTTTTTCAGCTTTATTGCGAACTGGGTTGGGGGCTGGAATTTGGTATCTAATCCCTTATGGTTGGGCAATTCGATTAAGCAAAGATTTGATCAATCAAGTCAGTAGTGGTCAAAGCTTCGTAAATCATAGCAATGAAATGATGTTTGCCTATATACTATGCTTCTTGTTTACACTCTTATCATTTCTATTGCTTGTTTTATGGTTTCAAAAATTTGAAAGGCGACAGATATCTGAATAATGCAGTTTGCCATTAATATAATGAGGACTCATTTGATTAGGCGAAAGGAGAAAAATACTTGGCACATATATTGATTGTTGATGATGATGAGGCGATGCTTCAACTGGTTAAGCGAATATTAGAGAAAGATGGTCATCAAGTAGATGTACAAGGGGATACTTCCTGGGTTCTAAGTATGGATTTCTCCAAGTATAACCTGATTTTACTGGATATTATGATGCCAAATATGGATGGCTATACTGTGTGTGAAAGGATTCGCGATTTAGTGGATTGCCCAATTTTGTTTTTGACGGCCAAAACCCTAGAAGCAGACATTATTAAAGGGTTATGGATTGGAGCGGACGATTATATAACCAAACCATTTGGGGCAAATGCTTTAAGAGCTAGAGTAAATGCCCATTTACGACGAGAGAATAGGGAAAAGAAAAATACCATTTTTGTTTCAGGTGTTTCATTTAATATGAATGCCAAAGAAATATACTTAGACAAAACAAAACTTTTAGTTACTAAAAGTGAATATGCTATTTGTGAGTATTTAGCATTAAATCAAGGTAGAGTTTTTTCTCGTGAGCAGATTTATGTGGTTGTCTTTGGATATGATGGAGAAAGTGATAACACAGTGATTCCAGTACACATTAAAAACATTCGCAGGAAATTTCTAGAGCATAATAAAGCACCAATCGAAACGGTTTGGGGGGTGGGATATAAATGGGTGTGAAAAAATTGCGATCCATCTTTCTTTGGTATGTAATGGTGCTTTTAGCAGGTATAATTGTGATTTCAGGGATGAATTTTATGTTGTATTTAGGATTCATTAACAAGGGCATCATTTATCCGGCTAATTATATTGAACGGTTGATTGAAACGTATCAAAGTGATTTGCAAACAGTTCATACAATACAAGAAAGCGATATACCAGATCTTAGTGATTATGTTTTGTTTAGCAATGACGGTGCATATATAGAAGGTTCATTAGACAAAAACGAAGCACAAATAGCATGGAGAGTGAGCGTGTCCGGTAAACGAACAGAAGATAATAAATATTATTATAGTACCATTCAAAGAGATAATGAACTTTTGGTTTTGAGGTATCGCATTGCAGCCCAATTTTCTAATCCTACCCTTAGGAAATTATTTCCTATAGTGGATATACTTTTTCTGATAGCCTTATTTTTTCAACTCATAGTGGTTATTATTTTGCTTTCTTTTAAATTTGGAAGATACTTGAGTCGGAAAATAGACAGTCTGTTAGAAATTACTAAAAGTATTGAACAACAGGACTTAGACTTCAAGGTAACACGAAGTGGTGTTTTTGAAATTGATCAGGTGATGGATGCCATGGAGCAAATGAAAGAAGCTTTAAAGACCTCATTATATACACAATGGCAAGAGGAGGTTATCAGGCAAGAGCAATTTTCAGCACTTACACATGATTTAAAAACGCCTCTTACCATTATTAAAGGCAATACAGATCTTCTTAGTGAAACCCAATTAGATGATGAACAAAAAGAATGTACCACATATATTTCAAAAAGCACGGTACAAATTGAAAGCTATATAAAGACTTTAATGGAGATATCACAAACACATAAAGCAGTTGATGTCCAATATGAAACAGTTAATCTAGATGGTTTTTTTAAAGACTTGAAAGAGCAAGTGTTGGGTATTACTCTACCTAAGCAGATAAAAATGACGTGGTGTATCAATCCGTATCCTGAAACAATAGAAGCAAGTTATTCATTGCTTTTAAGAGCGTTAATGAATATTTTTTCTAATGCAGTTGATTTTACACCAGAAAATGAAGAAATAATTTTTAGAGTTGAGATGTTAGGCGAAAACCTAGAACTTAAGATAATAGACAAGGGCAGTGGTTTTTCAAAAAAGGCTTTAGAAAATGCAACCAATCAATTTTTTATGGACGACCAAAGTCGTGGTTCAAAAACCCACTATGGACTAGGTTTATACATTGCTCAAAATATTATTTCACAGCATAATGGTGAGATGAAAATAGAAAATTCTAATATAACGGGTGGTGCACAAGTCACTATTACAATGCCATTGTAGAAGTTCTATCAATAAATAGTCATATTTGTTTTTGAATAAATTTTAAAAATTAGTTTGTTTTTCATTTTAAATCGTGATAAAGTTTTTTTAGACCGGTCTAAATAATATATTGAAAGGAAAATAGACTATGAAAATGAATATTGAAACGCTACCAGGCTATGACATTATTTATATGAGACAAATAGGTCCCTATGGTATAGGCAATGCACAAATAATGGAGAAATTAAAGTCTTGGGCAAAGTCCAAGCATTTACTAGGTGAGAATGCTATCCTATTGGGGATTGCACAGGATAATCCAGAAACAACAAAACCAGAAGATTGTCGCTACGATACGTGTTTGGTTGTCTCTGAGGACTACAGCATATCTGACGATGGTATTAGTAGAGGAAAGCTTAACCAAGGCAAGCATGCTGTTTTTGAATTGGATCATACGGCACAAGCTGTTGAAAAAGCATGGCGTGAAATTTTTCAAGAATTATTTAGACAAGGTTATGAAATAGATTATACAAATCCTATTATAGAACGCTATCAAACTAAAATGTTGAATAGCCACAGATGTGAAATTTGTGTACCCATACGTTAAAGTAGTTTTTACAATGAAAGTGAATGGATAGCCCCTCAAAAGAGGGGTTTTTCTTATCTCTAAAAATTTCCAGCATTTTAAAAGTTAGAAGTTAAGGCATCAAGCAGTATTGACGCGTTAATTCAGATTGGATGATTGAAAAAACTTTAAATTGGTGGTTGATAATGTGAGTATATAGCATATAATTAAAATTGGATGCATCCAAAGGAGGGTTGAATGTGAGAATTGTAGTAGAGAGAGGAAAGAATAAAGCGGTTTATTTACAAATATATGAACAAATACGTCAACAGATTTTATCAGGTGAACTCATACCAGGTCACCAATTGCCACCTGAAAGGAAATTAGCTGAAAGCTTAGGTGTAAATCGAACCACTGTGTTAAATGCTTATCGTGAACTAAAAGCAGAAGGTTTAATTGGTTCTCAAATTGGTAAAGGGACATTGGTCCTTTCTTATCCTAATGGAGAATTAAGCGACAATCCTATTCTAGAGGAACCTGTATGGGATCATACATTTAGTCAATATTCAAACCATTTTGACCCCAATATGCTAAAAGAATTGTTAGCCATAGCCAATAGAAAAGATATCATTTCTTTTGCAACAGGTATTGCTTCTCCTGAATCAGGTCCTTTACAAATATTTAAGGGCATTGAAGCAGAACTAATGAGTCAAGACAGTTACCATGCGTTGTTGCATTCACCTACTGAGGGATTTAGTTCTTTTAGAGAAGCTGTTTGCCAATTGATGTATAAAAGAGGTGTGTATTGTCATTTTGAAGAAACAATGATTCTTTCAGGCTCACAACAAGGCATTGATCTTGTGGCAAGAGCCCTTTTAGATCCTGGGGATATTGTTATCGTGGAAGAACCATCTTTTTTTCCTGCGATTCAAGTATTTAAAGGATTAGGTGCAAGAGTAATGGGTGTGCCTATGGACGAGAAAGGTATGCGATTAGATGTATTGGAACAAATACTTCAAAGGTATAAACCAAAGTTAATCTATACGATCCCCAACTATCAGAATCCCTCTGGTTTGGAAATGGTTCTTGAACGTCGAAAAGGTCTTTTTGAGCTTTCTCAGCAATATAAAGTTTTTATAATGGAAGATGATGCCTATGGGGCCCTTTCTTATGAAGGAAAACCCCTTCCCCTTATAAAATCTATGGATAATGAAGGGTATGTTATTTACCTGAGTACCTTTTCAAAAATTGTTTATCCTGGATTAAGATTAGGATGGATGGTAGCTCATAAAAAGGTTATTCAAAAGTGTTCTGCACTAAAGCAAGTGATAGATATTCATCCAAATAGTCTTTCACAATGGATTATAGAAAGGTTTATTAGAACAGGTGACCTTGATCAACACATTATCCAAATATGTAAGGAATATAAGCAAAAACGAGATGCTATGTATCAAGCACTTTTAAAATATGCCCCTTATGATTTGAAGTGGAATAATCCCAAAGGGGGATATTATATTTGGTGTAAGCTTCCAGAAGGTGTACTGGCATCCAAACTGGTCTTAAAAGCAGCGGAATATAAAGTGGCTTTTGTACCAGGCTCAACTTTCTTTACATCGGGTGAAGGTGAGTCATATATACGGTTGAATTTTACATTTGCCTCAATAGTTGAAATTGAAGAAGGCATTAGTCGATTGTGTAAAGCCATTAAAGAAATAAAAGACTCAGGAGATTCTCAAGAGAATAATAAATACACAGAAATTAAACCAATTGTTTAAAATATATTTTGGAGGTAATAGTTATGACATATAAATTTGCCAGTCGAATGAACCATTTAAAAGCATCTGAGATTAGGGAGATTCTTAAAGTAACTGAAAAGCCTGATGTAATTTCATTTGCAGGAGGATTGCCAGCACCGGAGCTTTTTCCAATAGAGGCCATTAAGGAAGCCAGTAATCGAGTACTGGAAGAAGATGGTATTAAAGCCCTTCAATATACGACAACTGAAGGGTATAGTCCTTTACGAAAGTGGATTTCAAATAGGATGAATAAAAAATGGCAAACAAACTTTGGGGCAGATAACATTATGTTAACCCATGGCTCTCAGCAAGGATTAGACCTTACAGGAAAAGTGTTTTTAGACAAGGGAGACATTGTTTTATGTGAAAGTCCAACCTATTTAGCGGCTATAAGTGCTTTTAAAGCGTATGAATGTCAGTTTATGGAAGTGGCCACAGATGAAGAAGGAATGATCCTTGAAGATCTTGAGAAGGTTTTAGAAAGTCATATAGACAAAATCAAATTAATCTATGTTATACCTGATTTTCAAAATCCTACAGGAAGAACATGGTCCTTAAATAGAAGAAAAGAACTGGTTAAGTTAGCCACTAAATATGAAGTTGCGATTATTGAAGATAACCCTTATGGAGAGCTTAGATTTGAAGGGGAAATGTTACCATCGGTACAATCACTTGATAAAGAAGGATGGGTGATTTCATTAGGGTCATTTTCTAAAGTGTTTTGTCCGGGCTACAGAATTGGATGGGTTATGGCTAGTAAAAGCCTTATTGAAAAATATGTGCTTGTTAAACAAGGTGCAGACTTACAATGTAACACCATGGCTCAAATGGTCATTGCCAAATACCTTGAGTTGTATGATATTGACGTACACATACAGAATATATGCGACGTATATAAAGACAGAAGAAATACAGCCATTAAAGTAATGGAACAAGAATTTCCAACAGAAGTGAAATTCACAAGACCTCAAGGTGGATTATTTGCTTGGGTAGAATTGCCTGAATTTATGAATGCAAAAGAAGTTCTAGAAAAATGTATTGAAAAAAACATTGCTTTTGTACCAGGAAGTTCCTTTTTTCCAAATGGTGGCAATGAAAATACACTAAGACTTAATTTTTCAACGATGCCTGTTGAGAAAATTAAAGAAGGGCTTAAATGCTTAGGGAATGTTATAAAAGAAATGAGTGTATAATGAGTCGATATTAAAAATGAGGGTAATAATAACTATTCCTCCTACTTAATGTTTGAGGAATAGCTTTTAGTCAAGAGTTTCAATTTTATTCAGGCTATTTCTTAATGGAATACCTTTGATTAGAAGGTTTTCAATGCAACTGTAACCACAAAATCTTTACAAGTGAGTTGGAAAATTACACTTTAACGTAATCTCTCCAAAAATGTACAGGTTGCCAATCCAATAATGATTTAGCCTTTTTATTACTAAGCAATGTATGATATTCTTCGATAGGCTCTCTAAAGTCAGTTACATCAGGATAACTTACTTCCATAAGTTCTTTGCTTTTTATAGCCATACTGGTATCATCAGCAGCAATATTTAACACCACGGCGCCAAGGCCCTCTTGTTCTATGCCTAGACGACATGCACTTGCCACATCACGTGCATCAACATAGCTCCATACAATATTTTTTCTTTTTTGAGGTTCGTTAATAAAGCTTGGAAATCTATTATAATCCTCAGGTTCCATTACGTTACCAATTCTTAAAGAAACAATTTGCATGCCTGTTTTACGATTAAACATTTCAGCTGTTTTTTCATTTAAAATCTTTGATAAAGCATAGCTATCAATAGGTGATAGTGGATGCTCTTCATCCATAGGAACATAATGAGGTCCTGCATATGCTAATCCATAAACCGATTCACTAGAAGCAATAACAACTTTTTTTATGCCTAATCCAGCACTTGCTTCAAGAATATTATAGGTTGAGATTATATTGTTTTGAAAAACCACTTGACTGGTATAGCCTCTTGGTCTCGGGATTGCTGCAATATGAACCACAGCATCGGCACCTGTTAGTGCATTAAATACTTGTCCTAAATCCGTTAAATCAACCTTTACAGGTATGCCTATATCATCAGGTGTTACATTAATATCTACATTAACCACTTCATAGCCTTGGGCTAAAAATTCTTTGACAACCCATCGACCCGTTTTTCCAGTTCCACCAGTTACAACAACTCTTTTCATAATAAGATCTCCTTAATTTTTTGTTTTGTGTAAAGTGTTATATAATTGTAAGCCATAATACTTATATATTCAAGAGATAAAGCTAGTTTTAACAAATGAAATTTAGAGATATTTATAAAAGTAATTCGCTTAATATTAAATTAAATGTTTCGTTAAAAGGGATTTTAAAATGTTGCGAGAAATCAGTGATTATAATTAATAGAGAATATATAAAGCCTATTTTAGAAAATGTTATAATACCTATTAATCTTGAAAAATCATTTATTGACTAATATTTATTTGTTAACACTTTTTTTAATAAATACCAGTGTATCAGCAGTGGATAAATCCTGTGCAAAAATATAGTTTGACCGATTAAATGTCTTAATAGCTTCTATATTTGTAATTTGATTTTCGGCCATAAAACGAACCATTTCACCTCGTGCCATTTTCACTTGGGTTCCTTTTTGAAGGACCTTATCGCCTAACCGTTCTCCAAAAATACAGGTTATAAACTGAATACGGCTATCCAAATAATTAGAGATACATTGGCTATATTCTTTAGAAGCTAAGTTGATGATACACTTACATTCACTAAATAATTGCTTTGCAAGCTTTTCGTTCCAAAAGTTATAAAGGGAATCTAAAGCCTCGCCTTTAAGGTTTGCCTGCATTTCAAGTCTGTAAGGAACAACTCCGTCAAAGGGTCTAAGCATACCATAAAATCCGGACATGATTCTTAAATGGCGTTCAATATAGGAATATTCCTCATTGGTGAATACATTAGAAGCCATATATTGATATTGAATGCCTTGATAAGAGAGTATGGCAGGGGATAAATTCGTGTATAAGTCCATTTTTTGAATACGTTGGTAATTTAATGTAGCGATTTTATCGTTGCATTGCCAAATAGACTTTGCCTCATTGTAGGTCAATTGCTTTAAAAAAGTTAATAGCTGGGTTGATTCCTCTATAAATTGAGGCAATTGTTTATAATCTAAAGAAGTTATATTTGGTTTCATTTTTTTTGCAGGTGATATAATTATTCTCATAAATTCCTCTCAAACTGAATCGACTTATTAAACAAATTCTAATGCCTTATATAATCCATATTAACTCAACTTATGCCTCTTGCTGATGCAAGAGACACAAGTTGAGTTGAAAGTATTATTCTCAAATCCTTGCCAGCAAGTTTGAGAATAATACTTTTATATTTAAATTATCATAGGTTATTAAATGCGTCAATATTAACTTAACTTATGTCTCTTACTGGCGTAAGAGGCACAAGATTCGTTGAAAGCCTAATTTCCAAATCCTTACGCGTAAGTTTGCAAATTAGACGTTCATATTAACCTTGCAACATGCCTTCCGCTGCGCTACAGGCACAAGGTTTCAATGAAAGTGTCATCTCCAAATCCTTGCGAGCAAGTTTGCAGATGACACTTTCATATTAATGATTAAAGAAATAAATTACATCTTAACAGGAGGTTACCCGAAGGAATACAGTAGTTGACGAATGATAATTATGAGTATATAATGTTATTGATAATGACATTCATTAATATATAGCTATGTTATAAAAAAGTGATACATTAACTCAACTTATGCCTCTTATGGCGGACGAGATACAAATTGTGTTGAAAATCTAATTTCCAAATTAGATTTTCATATGAACTTACTGTTTAAAGAAGAAAGGAAATGAAATGATGATAATAAAAAAAATTAAATCGATTATGACAATAATGGTTATACTGTCACTAGTATTAACAGGTTGTACAAATTCTTCAATACCATCATCTGATGTAGATGAGCCTGTGTCTTCTGTAGAAGATCATGCATCTGTTACAGAAGACACAGAATTCTCAACAAAATATCCCATAACCATTCAACATGCATTTGGAGAAACAGTTATAGAAAATGAACCAGAACGGGTTGTGACTATTTCTTGGGGCAATCAAGATGTGCCATTGGCATTAGGGATTGTACCAGTAGGTATTTCTGAAGCAAATTATGGTGTAACAGATGGCAGCGGACTTTTGCCTTGGACAGCAGAAGCATTTGATGCATTAGGCGTTGATGCCCCAGTTCTTTTTAATGATACAGATGGTTTAGATTACGAAGCCATTAATGATGTTCAGCCTGATATTATTCTTGCAGCTTATTCAGGTATAACACAAGAAGAATATGATCTTCTAAGTTCCATTGCACCTGTAGTAGCATACCCAAATCTTCCTTGGCAGACATTTTGGCGCGAGCAAATCATAATCAATGCAACGGGGATGGGGATGGAATCAGAAGGTGAAGCATTGGTTAGTGAACTAGAAGAATTAATTGCACAAAAAACCAGTGAGTATCCACAATTAGAAGGAAAAACAGCAGCTTTCTTTTACTTTAATCCAGCTGACCTAGGTATGTTCTATATATACCTTCCTGGGGATCCTCGTGTAGCCTATCTTGAAGATTTAGGTATGATGTTACCAGAAAGTATTGAACGATTAGCTGAAGAATCCGATAGCTTTGCTTTAGAGTTAAGTGCAGAAAATGTTGATTGGATTGAAGATATTGACATTATAATCGCATATGGTAGTGATTCATTATTAGATGCGATGCAATCAAATGCCCTTATTGGAACCCTTCCTGCAGTTGAAAGAGGGTCTGTGGCTTTAATAGAAGATGGTACCCCTTTAGCAGCATCAGGAACACCAAGTGGGCTTTCCATTCCAGCAACTATTGATGAATATTTAACCATAATTGGAGAGGCAGCTGAGAAGGTAGAATGAAACCCTCTAAGATAACCTTGGTGCTATTTTTTAGCTTAATGAGTTTGTTAATTTGCATTTTAGGATCTTTAGCATTAGGGGCACGTTATATAAGCTTTAATGAAGTGATAGACATTTTAATACATTCAAGGAGAACGACAATTAATGAAATTGTGGTTCATGAAAGAATTCCAAGGACTATTTTTGGCATTATAGCTGGAGCAGCTCTTGGTGTATCTGGTGCTCTGATGCAAGCCATTACCCGTAATCCAATTGCAGACCCTAGTATTTTAGGTGTTAATACAGGTGCTTCATTGTTTGTGGTAAGTGGCATAGCATTTTTTGGTATCAATTCTGCTCAAGGGTATATTTGGTTTGCTTTAGTAGGTGCAGCCATTACAGCAGTCTTTGTGTATGGGATTGGTTCTATGGGAAGAGGTGGTGCCACACCTATTAAGCTTGCTTTAGCTGGAGCAGCTACTAGTGCTGCTTTGTCATCATTGGTGAGTGCAATTATTCTACCTCGAGCAGACGTTATGCATGCTGTTCGTTTTTGGCAAGTAGGAAGTATTGGTGGTGCAACGTGGGAAGGTATTTATGCTGTATTACCCTTTATCATTGTTGGTTTATTATTAGGTATGTTAGCTACTCCAGCTTTGGATGCTCTTGCACTAGGAGATGATATGGCAAAGGGGTTAGGTGTTAGAACTGGAATTGTAAGGCTTATAGGAGCGTTAGCAGGCGTTCTTCTATGTGGTGCTATTACAGCTTTGGCAGGTCCTATTGGTTTCGTAGGACTTATGGTGCCTCATGTTATGCGATTAATCTGTGGACCTAATCTGCGGTGGATAATACCCATGTCTGCTATTGGAGGAGCAATTATCCTAATGCTTTCAGATATTGTAGGAAGGCTCATTGGTAGTCCAAGTGAACTAGAGGTTGGAATAGTAACAGCATTTATTGGTGCGCCAATATTGATTATTATTGCTATGAGATCGAAGGTGCGAGCGTTATGACAGATAATAAAATTAATATTGTTAAAGCTGGATACCGTAGCAGACGGTTGCGTTGGATTGGAGTAACCCTATTTTTAGGTATAGTAACCTTAGCACTTTGCATAACATTACTTCTTATTGGAAATACGTCTTACCCTTTTAAAATCGTTGTGAGCGTGCTTATGGGAGAACAGATTCAAGGAGCTTCTTTTGCTATTGGCACCATAAGATTACCGAGAATGTTATCTGGACTTATGGCCGGTATAGCCTTTGGTATGGCTGGTAGCACTTTTCAAACGATACTACGAAATCCTTTGGCTAGTCCAGATATAATAGGTATAACAGCTGGTTCCAACGTGGGTGCTATTTTTTGCATTCTGGTATTGCAAATGAGTGGTACCTTTGTTTCAATGGTAGCAGTAGTTTCTGGCCTTTTAGTAGCAATACTGATTTATGTTCTATCTAAAGTAGGAAGTTTTTCAGGAGGGAAATTAATACTCGTGGGAATTGGAATACAAGCAATGCTTAATGCAGTGGTATCTTACTTATTGCTAAAAGCATCGCAACATGATATTCCTAGTGCTTATAGATGGCTTAGTGGAAGTCTAAACGGGATACAAATGAAAAGTATTCCGTCACTCTTTGTTATTTTAATGATAGGTGGTATAATCATTGCTTTTTTAGGAAGGCATCTAAGGATACTAGAATTAGGGGAACAGTCGGCTATTAGCCTTGGTGTTAGAGCGGATATAACACGCTTATTGTTAGTTTTGAGCGCTGTATTTTTAATTGCCTTTGCTACTTCAGTAACGGGACCTATAGCTTTTGTAGCTTTTTTATCAGGACCGATAGCAATGAAACTAGTAGGAACAGGTGCGCCCCACGAATTGCCAGCGGGCCTTATAGGGGGGATATTGGTACTTGGAGCAGACCTAATTGGCCAGTTTGCGTTTAACACTAGGTTTCCTGTGGGCGTTATTACAGGAATTTTAGGATCACCCTATCTATTAATACTACTCATTCGTATGAATCGAACAGGAGGATAAGCATGAAAGCATCTCAAACATTAAAAGCCAATGACATCTTTTCTGGATATGATAAAAAAATTATAGTCAATGGTATTGATATTGTCGTTCCAAATAATAAAATAAGTGTTATTATCGGTGCCAATGCCTGTGGTAAATCGACTTTACTTAAAACACTTTCACGCCTCATACAGCCTGAGTCAGGAGAAATTATCCTTGACGGAAAAAAGATAAGTGAAATACCACCGAAACAGTTAGCACGTACGATGGGACTGCTTCCCCAATCACCTATTGTACCAGAAGGTATCACCGTAGCAGATTTAGTTGGCAGAGGTAGATTTCCATATCAGTCTTTTTTCAAAGGGTTGAGTAAAAAAGATTATGAGGCTGTAGAAGAAGCGTTAGAAATTATGGGCATTACAGAGTTAGCCAACCATTGTGTAGACGAACTTTCAGGAGGACAACGGCAACGTGTATGGATTGCTATGGCCCTAGCT containing:
- a CDS encoding lantibiotic immunity ABC transporter MutG family permease subunit gives rise to the protein MFINVIKSDLYKVRHSTFWIIHILVPILGVICMLFLSKYGSIDTYRKLVMCFSMIAIAFPTLIGCITSVIIDQEYGAGGLQHLLMIPSRRQAILSKIFIANIAGLLATVLSCTLFGYGLYFFGVNAEVPHAIFWQGAIILWLGNVALYNGHMFIALRFGKGASIGIGVVGSLFSALLRTGLGAGIWYLIPYGWAIRLSKDLINQVSSGQSFVNHSNEMMFAYILCFLFTLLSFLLLVLWFQKFERRQISE
- a CDS encoding response regulator transcription factor, whose product is MAHILIVDDDEAMLQLVKRILEKDGHQVDVQGDTSWVLSMDFSKYNLILLDIMMPNMDGYTVCERIRDLVDCPILFLTAKTLEADIIKGLWIGADDYITKPFGANALRARVNAHLRRENREKKNTIFVSGVSFNMNAKEIYLDKTKLLVTKSEYAICEYLALNQGRVFSREQIYVVVFGYDGESDNTVIPVHIKNIRRKFLEHNKAPIETVWGVGYKWV
- a CDS encoding HAMP domain-containing sensor histidine kinase — its product is MGVKKLRSIFLWYVMVLLAGIIVISGMNFMLYLGFINKGIIYPANYIERLIETYQSDLQTVHTIQESDIPDLSDYVLFSNDGAYIEGSLDKNEAQIAWRVSVSGKRTEDNKYYYSTIQRDNELLVLRYRIAAQFSNPTLRKLFPIVDILFLIALFFQLIVVIILLSFKFGRYLSRKIDSLLEITKSIEQQDLDFKVTRSGVFEIDQVMDAMEQMKEALKTSLYTQWQEEVIRQEQFSALTHDLKTPLTIIKGNTDLLSETQLDDEQKECTTYISKSTVQIESYIKTLMEISQTHKAVDVQYETVNLDGFFKDLKEQVLGITLPKQIKMTWCINPYPETIEASYSLLLRALMNIFSNAVDFTPENEEIIFRVEMLGENLELKIIDKGSGFSKKALENATNQFFMDDQSRGSKTHYGLGLYIAQNIISQHNGEMKIENSNITGGAQVTITMPL
- a CDS encoding AraC family transcriptional regulator; translation: MKMNIETLPGYDIIYMRQIGPYGIGNAQIMEKLKSWAKSKHLLGENAILLGIAQDNPETTKPEDCRYDTCLVVSEDYSISDDGISRGKLNQGKHAVFELDHTAQAVEKAWREIFQELFRQGYEIDYTNPIIERYQTKMLNSHRCEICVPIR
- the pdxR gene encoding MocR-like pyridoxine biosynthesis transcription factor PdxR, which codes for MRIVVERGKNKAVYLQIYEQIRQQILSGELIPGHQLPPERKLAESLGVNRTTVLNAYRELKAEGLIGSQIGKGTLVLSYPNGELSDNPILEEPVWDHTFSQYSNHFDPNMLKELLAIANRKDIISFATGIASPESGPLQIFKGIEAELMSQDSYHALLHSPTEGFSSFREAVCQLMYKRGVYCHFEETMILSGSQQGIDLVARALLDPGDIVIVEEPSFFPAIQVFKGLGARVMGVPMDEKGMRLDVLEQILQRYKPKLIYTIPNYQNPSGLEMVLERRKGLFELSQQYKVFIMEDDAYGALSYEGKPLPLIKSMDNEGYVIYLSTFSKIVYPGLRLGWMVAHKKVIQKCSALKQVIDIHPNSLSQWIIERFIRTGDLDQHIIQICKEYKQKRDAMYQALLKYAPYDLKWNNPKGGYYIWCKLPEGVLASKLVLKAAEYKVAFVPGSTFFTSGEGESYIRLNFTFASIVEIEEGISRLCKAIKEIKDSGDSQENNKYTEIKPIV
- a CDS encoding aminotransferase-like domain-containing protein, coding for MTYKFASRMNHLKASEIREILKVTEKPDVISFAGGLPAPELFPIEAIKEASNRVLEEDGIKALQYTTTEGYSPLRKWISNRMNKKWQTNFGADNIMLTHGSQQGLDLTGKVFLDKGDIVLCESPTYLAAISAFKAYECQFMEVATDEEGMILEDLEKVLESHIDKIKLIYVIPDFQNPTGRTWSLNRRKELVKLATKYEVAIIEDNPYGELRFEGEMLPSVQSLDKEGWVISLGSFSKVFCPGYRIGWVMASKSLIEKYVLVKQGADLQCNTMAQMVIAKYLELYDIDVHIQNICDVYKDRRNTAIKVMEQEFPTEVKFTRPQGGLFAWVELPEFMNAKEVLEKCIEKNIAFVPGSSFFPNGGNENTLRLNFSTMPVEKIKEGLKCLGNVIKEMSV
- a CDS encoding NAD-dependent epimerase/dehydratase family protein, which translates into the protein MKRVVVTGGTGKTGRWVVKEFLAQGYEVVNVDINVTPDDIGIPVKVDLTDLGQVFNALTGADAVVHIAAIPRPRGYTSQVVFQNNIISTYNILEASAGLGIKKVVIASSESVYGLAYAGPHYVPMDEEHPLSPIDSYALSKILNEKTAEMFNRKTGMQIVSLRIGNVMEPEDYNRFPSFINEPQKRKNIVWSYVDARDVASACRLGIEQEGLGAVVLNIAADDTSMAIKSKELMEVSYPDVTDFREPIEEYHTLLSNKKAKSLLDWQPVHFWRDYVKV
- the yaaA gene encoding peroxide stress protein YaaA produces the protein MRIIISPAKKMKPNITSLDYKQLPQFIEESTQLLTFLKQLTYNEAKSIWQCNDKIATLNYQRIQKMDLYTNLSPAILSYQGIQYQYMASNVFTNEEYSYIERHLRIMSGFYGMLRPFDGVVPYRLEMQANLKGEALDSLYNFWNEKLAKQLFSECKCIINLASKEYSQCISNYLDSRIQFITCIFGERLGDKVLQKGTQVKMARGEMVRFMAENQITNIEAIKTFNRSNYIFAQDLSTADTLVFIKKSVNK